The Elaeis guineensis isolate ETL-2024a chromosome 13, EG11, whole genome shotgun sequence genome includes a region encoding these proteins:
- the LOC105033010 gene encoding membrane-anchored ubiquitin-fold protein 3 isoform X2 — MAGEDLIEVKFRLFDGTDIGPNKYDPSTTVTSLKENILARWPQDKEIAPKTINDLKLIHAGKILENNRTLAESRVSVGEIPGGVITMHVVVRPPLPDKNNEKQLANAPKQNRCACTIL; from the exons ATGGCTGGAGAGGATTTGATTGAGGTCAAATTTAGGCTCTTTGATGGCACCGACATCGGGCCCAACAAATATGATCCTTCGACCACTGTAACATCTCTCAAAGAAAATATTCTGGCTCGATGGCCTCAAG ACAAAGAAATTGCTCCAAAAACAATAAATGATTTGAAGCTTATCCATGCGGGGAAAATATTGGAGAACAACCGGACTCTTGCTGAATCCAGGGTATCAGTGGGAGAGATTCCAGGTGGTGTAATAACTATGCATGTTGTTGTGCGGCCTCCCCTACCTGATAAAAATAATG AGAAACAGCTTGCGAATGCCCCAAAGCAGAACAGATGCGCATGCACTATCCTGTGA
- the LOC105033010 gene encoding membrane-anchored ubiquitin-fold protein 3 isoform X1, whose amino-acid sequence MAGEDLIEVKFRLFDGTDIGPNKYDPSTTVTSLKENILARWPQDKEIAPKTINDLKLIHAGKILENNRTLAESRVSVGEIPGGVITMHVVVRPPLPDKNNVFYRETACECPKAEQMRMHYPVIPVSSSLDRLQSALWSKCLYC is encoded by the exons ATGGCTGGAGAGGATTTGATTGAGGTCAAATTTAGGCTCTTTGATGGCACCGACATCGGGCCCAACAAATATGATCCTTCGACCACTGTAACATCTCTCAAAGAAAATATTCTGGCTCGATGGCCTCAAG ACAAAGAAATTGCTCCAAAAACAATAAATGATTTGAAGCTTATCCATGCGGGGAAAATATTGGAGAACAACCGGACTCTTGCTGAATCCAGGGTATCAGTGGGAGAGATTCCAGGTGGTGTAATAACTATGCATGTTGTTGTGCGGCCTCCCCTACCTGATAAAAATAATG TTTTCTACAGAGAAACAGCTTGCGAATGCCCCAAAGCAGAACAGATGCGCATGCACTATCCTGTGATACCGGTTTCTAGCTCCCTTGACCGTCTTCAGTCGGCTCTTTGGAGTAAATGTCTTTACTGTTAA